In a single window of the Serratia quinivorans genome:
- a CDS encoding leucine/isoleucine/valine transporter permease subunit, whose product MSQPLTVTGLQKAPRLALGIGGLALLVLLIMPFLALLPADHPLAISTYTLTLVGKILCYAVVAVALDLVWGYAGLLSLGHGLFFALGGYAMGMYLMRQAAGDGLPAFMSFLSWNELPWFWSGTQYFAWALCLIVLVPGVLAFVFGYFAFRSKIKGVYFSIMTQALTYAGMLLFFRNETGFGGNNGFTGFTTLLGFPITAIGTRVALFVTTVLLLAASLAIGFALARSKFGRVLTAVRDAENRLTFCGYDPKGFKLFVWTLSAVLCGLAGALYVPQVGIINPGEMSPTNSIEAAIWVALGGRGTLVGPLLGAGIVNGAKSWFTMAIPEYWQFFLGLMFIVVTLFLPKGVIGLLRRGKSQ is encoded by the coding sequence ATGAGCCAACCATTGACTGTAACCGGCCTGCAGAAGGCACCCCGACTGGCGCTGGGCATCGGCGGGCTGGCGTTGCTGGTACTGTTGATCATGCCGTTTCTGGCATTGTTGCCGGCAGACCATCCGCTGGCGATCTCCACTTACACCCTGACGCTGGTGGGTAAAATTTTGTGTTATGCAGTAGTGGCGGTGGCGCTTGATCTGGTGTGGGGTTACGCCGGGCTGCTGTCGTTGGGGCACGGGCTGTTTTTCGCCCTCGGCGGCTATGCCATGGGCATGTACCTGATGCGCCAGGCGGCGGGCGATGGCCTGCCGGCGTTTATGTCGTTTCTTTCGTGGAATGAATTGCCGTGGTTCTGGAGCGGCACCCAGTATTTCGCCTGGGCGCTGTGTTTGATCGTGTTGGTGCCCGGCGTGCTGGCCTTCGTCTTCGGTTACTTCGCCTTCCGCTCAAAGATCAAAGGGGTGTATTTCTCCATCATGACTCAGGCGTTGACCTACGCCGGTATGCTGCTGTTCTTTCGTAACGAAACCGGCTTTGGTGGCAACAATGGCTTTACCGGTTTCACCACCCTGCTGGGCTTTCCGATCACCGCCATCGGCACGCGGGTGGCGCTGTTCGTGACGACGGTGCTGCTGTTGGCCGCCAGTCTGGCAATCGGCTTTGCTCTGGCACGCAGCAAATTCGGTCGGGTGCTGACGGCGGTGCGCGATGCGGAAAACCGCCTGACGTTCTGCGGCTACGATCCGAAAGGCTTCAAACTGTTTGTCTGGACGCTATCGGCGGTGCTATGCGGGCTGGCCGGGGCGCTGTATGTGCCGCAGGTGGGCATTATCAACCCGGGCGAAATGTCGCCGACCAACTCGATCGAAGCCGCCATCTGGGTGGCGCTCGGCGGACGCGGCACGCTGGTGGGGCCGCTGCTGGGGGCGGGTATCGTCAACGGCGCCAAGAGCTGGTTCACCATGGCCATTCCGGAATACTGGCAGTTCTTTCTTGGCCTGATGTTTATCGTCGTTACGCTGTTCCTGCCGAAAGGGGTTATCGGCCTGCTGCGCAGAGGGAAATCACAATGA
- the livF_1 gene encoding LIV-I protein F, which translates to MLQVNELNQYYGGSHILRGLSFEAHIGEVTCLLGRNGVGKTTLLKCLMGLIPAKSGGISWQGESLNGRKPHQRVQAGVAYVPQGREIFGRLTVEENLLMGLARFSGSQARKVPAHIYELFPVLLQMKDRRGGDLSGGQQQQLAIGRALACRPQLLILDEPTEGIQPSVIKEIGAVIKQLAAQGDMAILLVEQFYDFAAELADRYLVMSRGSIVQRGAGSAMEQDGVRGLVAI; encoded by the coding sequence ATGTTGCAAGTGAATGAACTGAATCAATATTACGGTGGCAGCCACATTTTGCGCGGCCTGTCGTTTGAAGCTCATATCGGCGAAGTGACCTGCCTGTTGGGGCGCAACGGCGTGGGGAAAACCACGTTGCTGAAATGTCTGATGGGGCTGATCCCGGCCAAAAGTGGCGGCATCAGTTGGCAGGGGGAAAGCCTTAACGGCAGAAAACCACACCAACGGGTGCAGGCCGGGGTGGCCTATGTGCCGCAGGGGCGTGAGATCTTTGGTCGCCTGACGGTGGAAGAAAATCTGCTGATGGGGCTGGCACGTTTTTCCGGCAGCCAGGCGCGCAAGGTACCGGCTCATATCTATGAACTGTTCCCGGTGCTGTTGCAGATGAAAGATCGGCGCGGCGGCGATCTCTCCGGCGGCCAACAACAGCAATTGGCGATTGGGCGTGCGCTGGCCTGCCGACCGCAGCTGTTGATCCTTGATGAGCCGACGGAGGGGATCCAACCTTCGGTGATCAAAGAGATCGGTGCAGTGATCAAACAGTTGGCGGCCCAGGGGGATATGGCGATCCTGCTGGTGGAACAGTTTTATGATTTTGCCGCCGAGCTGGCGGACCGCTATCTGGTGATGTCGCGCGGCAGTATCGTCCAGCGCGGTGCAGGCAGCGCGATGGAGCAAGACGGCGTGCGCGGGCTGGTGGCGATATAA
- the sseA gene encoding 3-mercaptopyruvate sulfurtransferase, which translates to MNSPFLVTPQWLAQHINDENLVVVDVRMSPVGLVPKKDMLAEFERGHIPGAVYFDIDDVADKNTALPHMLPTAEEFSAAVGQLGISEQQTIVFYDEGNQFSAPRGWWTFRNFGVQQVYVLDEGLNGWTALGQPLATGAAQRTPQTFNARFNADAVVNLQQVEQALNSKVQILDARAAPRFYAEAPEPRPGLHRGHIPGSINIPYGELLENGRFKSLEALKQTFSDKGVSLDGPIITSCGSGVTAAVLAFGLLSLGAPQVKLYDGAWTEWGALSGKQPIEQD; encoded by the coding sequence ATGAACTCTCCGTTTCTGGTTACTCCGCAATGGCTTGCGCAGCATATCAACGATGAAAACCTGGTAGTGGTTGATGTCAGGATGTCCCCGGTCGGCCTGGTGCCGAAAAAAGACATGCTCGCCGAATTTGAACGCGGCCATATCCCCGGCGCGGTGTATTTTGACATCGATGACGTCGCGGATAAAAACACCGCATTGCCGCATATGCTGCCGACGGCAGAGGAATTCAGTGCGGCGGTGGGTCAGTTGGGCATCAGCGAACAACAGACCATCGTGTTTTATGACGAAGGCAACCAGTTCTCGGCCCCGCGCGGTTGGTGGACCTTCCGCAACTTTGGCGTGCAGCAGGTGTATGTGTTGGACGAAGGCCTGAATGGCTGGACAGCACTGGGCCAACCGCTGGCTACCGGCGCGGCTCAGCGCACGCCGCAAACCTTCAACGCCCGCTTTAATGCGGACGCGGTAGTCAATCTGCAGCAGGTGGAACAGGCGCTGAACAGCAAAGTGCAAATCCTTGATGCGCGCGCCGCACCGCGTTTTTACGCCGAAGCACCAGAACCGCGCCCCGGTCTGCACCGCGGCCATATTCCCGGCAGTATCAATATTCCTTACGGCGAACTGCTGGAAAACGGCCGTTTCAAATCGCTGGAAGCACTGAAACAAACCTTCAGCGACAAGGGCGTGAGTCTCGACGGACCCATCATCACCAGCTGCGGCTCCGGCGTCACGGCAGCGGTGCTGGCTTTCGGCCTGCTGTCACTCGGTGCACCGCAGGTGAAACTGTATGACGGTGCCTGGACCGAATGGGGTGCGTTAAGCGGTAAGCAGCCGATCGAGCAGGACTAG
- the lptB_1 gene encoding Lipopolysaccharide export system ATP-binding protein LptB, with the protein MNSLQMTEELFTQPLPADKYRQQTDPVLLLDKINVSFDGFRALSDLSLQIGVGELRCVIGPNGAGKTTLMDVITGKTRPDSGRVFYDQTVDLTALDPMQIAQAGIGRKFQKPTVFEALTVFENLEIAQKTQKSVWACLRAKLSSEQRDRIDEMLKTLWLGHERYRPAGLLSHGQKQFLEIGMLLVQEPHLLLLDEPAAGMTDAETEYTAELFRSLAGKHSLMVVEHDMGFVETIADHVTVLHQGQVLAEGSLAQVQADEQVIEVYLGR; encoded by the coding sequence ATGAATTCGCTGCAAATGACCGAAGAGCTGTTCACCCAGCCGCTGCCGGCCGATAAATATCGCCAGCAAACCGATCCGGTGCTGCTGCTCGACAAGATCAACGTCAGTTTTGACGGTTTTCGTGCACTGAGCGATCTGTCGTTGCAGATCGGTGTGGGTGAACTGCGCTGCGTGATCGGGCCAAATGGCGCGGGGAAAACCACGCTGATGGATGTGATCACCGGCAAAACCCGGCCGGACAGCGGCAGGGTGTTTTACGATCAAACCGTCGATCTGACCGCGCTGGATCCGATGCAGATCGCCCAGGCCGGCATCGGTCGCAAGTTCCAAAAGCCCACGGTGTTTGAGGCGCTGACGGTGTTCGAAAATCTGGAGATCGCCCAGAAAACTCAGAAGTCGGTATGGGCCTGCCTGCGCGCCAAACTGAGCAGCGAACAACGCGACCGTATCGATGAAATGCTGAAAACCCTATGGCTGGGCCATGAACGCTATCGTCCCGCCGGGCTGTTGTCCCACGGGCAAAAACAGTTTCTCGAAATTGGCATGCTATTGGTGCAGGAACCGCACCTGCTGCTGCTCGATGAACCGGCGGCCGGTATGACTGACGCGGAAACCGAGTACACCGCCGAACTGTTCCGCTCGCTGGCGGGCAAGCATTCGCTGATGGTGGTGGAGCACGACATGGGGTTTGTCGAAACCATTGCCGACCACGTCACGGTGCTGCATCAGGGCCAGGTGTTGGCGGAAGGCTCATTGGCGCAGGTACAGGCCGACGAGCAGGTGATCGAAGTGTATTTAGGGCGCTAG
- a CDS encoding Predicted small integral membrane protein (DUF2165) codes for MNEITMSRLGCIVLSLFPALWGIFSLLNNTADFSGTAQHAVAPLLAMQDTYQVPGLMWRAINVEWAGQVGLAMITLLESVAGIAAGFGVVLMLKHLGHSYAAFARGKPGPCWARSVRSRYGASVLW; via the coding sequence ATGAACGAAATTACTATGTCACGTCTGGGTTGTATCGTCCTGTCACTGTTCCCGGCTCTTTGGGGGATCTTTAGTCTGCTGAACAATACCGCCGATTTTTCCGGGACTGCCCAACATGCCGTGGCCCCGCTGCTGGCCATGCAGGATACCTATCAGGTTCCTGGATTAATGTGGCGTGCTATCAACGTTGAATGGGCCGGGCAGGTTGGGCTGGCGATGATCACTTTGCTGGAGTCTGTGGCCGGCATCGCCGCGGGCTTTGGCGTGGTGCTGATGTTGAAACATCTGGGCCATTCTTACGCGGCTTTTGCCAGGGGAAAGCCTGGGCCATGCTGGGCGCGCTCTGTGCGATCGCGGTATGGGGCCTCGGTTTTATGGTAG
- the pcpB gene encoding Pentachlorophenol 4-monooxygenase, translating to MSQPPITPYTTACCIVGGGPAGLMLGYLLARTGIEVIVLEKHADFLRDFRGDTIHPSTLEIMYQLGLLEELLALPHQRAEMLHAEIAGRDITLADFTHLPTRCKFIAFMPQWEFLNFLAEKAAAFPAFSLIKSAKVHQLLYDRGQVCGVLADTPEGPIRVRCQLVIGTDGRNSVVREQAALSSHSFGSPRDVLWMKIAKKPGDPAWSMGHTGPKQNFIMIDRGEYWQCGYSVDKGSFEAIQQDGLEKFLLHLAEVAPFQDHRLQEILSWDQVKLLSIRIDRLDQWAKPGVLCIGDAAHAMSPIGGVGVNLAIQDAVATANVIIPPLRSHSLQLKHLLRVQKRRNFPTKATQFLQIKMSQRRPKKRRGGSGSSLMTRVGNSRWLPRLFGRIIGLGFRRESPKHLAD from the coding sequence ATGTCACAGCCACCGATCACACCTTACACTACCGCCTGCTGCATCGTTGGCGGTGGCCCCGCCGGGCTGATGCTCGGCTATCTGCTGGCCCGGACGGGGATAGAGGTCATAGTGCTGGAAAAGCACGCCGATTTCCTGCGCGACTTTCGCGGCGATACCATTCACCCTTCTACCCTGGAAATCATGTATCAGCTTGGCCTGCTGGAGGAGTTGCTGGCACTGCCGCACCAGCGCGCAGAAATGCTGCATGCCGAAATCGCCGGGCGTGACATTACGCTTGCCGACTTCACCCACCTGCCGACGCGCTGCAAATTTATCGCCTTTATGCCGCAGTGGGAGTTCCTTAACTTTCTGGCGGAAAAAGCCGCCGCCTTTCCTGCGTTCAGCCTGATCAAATCGGCGAAGGTACACCAGTTATTGTACGATCGCGGCCAGGTCTGCGGGGTGCTGGCAGATACGCCGGAGGGTCCAATCCGCGTCCGCTGCCAACTGGTAATCGGCACTGACGGACGTAACTCGGTGGTACGCGAACAGGCGGCACTCAGCAGTCACAGTTTTGGTTCGCCGCGCGATGTGCTGTGGATGAAGATCGCTAAAAAACCCGGCGATCCAGCCTGGTCGATGGGGCACACCGGGCCAAAACAAAACTTCATCATGATCGACCGGGGTGAATACTGGCAATGTGGTTATTCAGTCGACAAGGGCAGCTTCGAGGCGATCCAACAGGATGGGCTGGAAAAGTTTTTGCTGCATCTCGCCGAGGTCGCCCCCTTCCAGGACCACCGCCTGCAGGAGATCCTCAGTTGGGATCAGGTGAAGTTATTAAGCATTCGTATCGATCGACTGGATCAATGGGCCAAACCGGGCGTGCTGTGCATTGGCGACGCCGCACACGCCATGTCGCCGATTGGCGGCGTCGGGGTGAATCTGGCGATTCAGGATGCGGTTGCTACCGCCAACGTGATTATCCCTCCGTTACGCAGCCACAGTTTGCAGCTCAAGCACCTGTTGCGCGTGCAAAAACGCCGTAATTTCCCCACCAAAGCCACCCAGTTTCTGCAAATAAAAATGAGCCAGCGCAGGCCGAAAAAACGCCGAGGTGGCAGCGGATCCAGTCTGATGACTCGCGTCGGTAACAGCCGCTGGCTGCCACGCTTATTTGGTCGGATTATCGGACTGGGATTCCGGCGGGAATCGCCGAAACATCTTGCAGATTGA
- a CDS encoding Predicted small integral membrane protein (DUF2165): MLGALCAIAVWGLGFMVVAGDWFMAWQAKEHPLAVQLGAMLYMVPNTLALIFLMLQRDVR; this comes from the coding sequence ATGCTGGGCGCGCTCTGTGCGATCGCGGTATGGGGCCTCGGTTTTATGGTAGTCGCAGGCGACTGGTTTATGGCCTGGCAGGCAAAGGAACACCCGCTGGCGGTGCAACTGGGTGCGATGCTGTATATGGTGCCCAATACGCTGGCGCTGATATTTTTGATGCTGCAACGCGACGTCCGCTAA
- the paiA gene encoding Protease synthase and sporulation negative regulatory protein PAI 1 codes for MFSIRQALSGDLAQVRDVGIRTYQAHFGELWHHKTELDAFLAQDFAVEALEQTLQDADVCWLLAYENDNLVGYARLNFNSLLAPTQTSGAELQKIYFLPEYAGQGYGQHFFEHVQQRAIERKQQTLWLEVLQRNTSAQRFYQRQGLSICGETCYTSAQGSIGIWYMSKPL; via the coding sequence ATGTTCAGTATCCGCCAGGCTTTGAGCGGTGATTTAGCGCAGGTTCGTGATGTGGGCATTCGCACCTATCAGGCCCATTTTGGCGAACTTTGGCACCATAAAACAGAGTTGGACGCTTTTCTGGCGCAAGATTTTGCGGTTGAGGCATTGGAACAGACGCTGCAGGACGCGGACGTGTGCTGGTTACTGGCTTATGAAAATGACAATTTGGTGGGCTACGCACGGCTGAATTTCAACAGCCTGCTGGCGCCGACTCAAACAAGCGGTGCCGAACTGCAGAAAATCTATTTCCTGCCGGAATATGCCGGCCAGGGTTATGGCCAGCACTTTTTTGAGCACGTACAGCAACGGGCGATCGAACGTAAGCAACAAACGCTGTGGCTGGAAGTGTTGCAGCGCAATACCAGCGCCCAGCGTTTTTACCAACGCCAGGGGCTGAGTATTTGCGGTGAAACCTGCTACACCAGCGCCCAGGGTTCCATCGGCATCTGGTATATGTCAAAACCACTGTAA
- the livH_1 gene encoding LIV-I protein H, producing MKLLSLSHLRHLWLLLCCLPMFAQAGPADDFAAANRTQQAKLLQAWASAPDAARLPLLQALKQENLMIDEAKHAFIQQGDRYQPLEGSAAPVGTPKRLWLNNRLRILIANALSAQQLVSEDPALRLQAAQALQQEAKNSQLPLLTQRLAQEKDDRVHEALRIALANLQLTDADAKVRLNAVRLLGNSGAPETQTRLQAMTDAAHEPDAAVRAEALKSLTSVKHRLMIGDLIGQAFTGLSLGSILLLAALGLAITYGLLGVINMAHGEMLMLGAYSAYLVQGLFQQFAPQWLALYPLVALPVAFTITACIGMALERTVIRHLYGRPLETLLATWGISLVLIQCVRVLFGAQNVEVANPAWLSGGIQLLPNLVLPWNRIAVILFVVLVLVLTWLLLNKTRLGMNVRAVTQNRAMAACCGVPTGRVDMLAFGLGSGIAGLGGVALSQLGNVGPELGQGYIIDSFLVVVLGGVGQLAGTVVAAFGLGILNKILEPQIGAVLGKILILALIVLFIQKRPQGLFAFKGRVID from the coding sequence ATGAAACTTTTATCTTTAAGCCATCTCAGGCATCTGTGGTTATTGCTGTGCTGCCTGCCCATGTTCGCGCAGGCGGGGCCGGCCGATGATTTTGCTGCGGCCAACCGTACGCAGCAGGCCAAATTATTGCAGGCGTGGGCGAGCGCGCCGGACGCTGCGCGTTTGCCGTTACTGCAGGCGTTAAAGCAGGAAAACCTGATGATCGACGAGGCCAAACATGCCTTTATCCAGCAGGGCGATCGCTATCAGCCACTGGAGGGTAGCGCTGCCCCGGTCGGTACGCCGAAGAGGCTGTGGCTGAATAACCGGCTGCGGATCCTGATCGCCAACGCGTTGTCGGCACAGCAGCTGGTCAGTGAAGATCCGGCGCTGCGTTTACAGGCGGCGCAGGCCCTGCAGCAGGAGGCGAAAAACAGCCAGTTACCGCTGTTGACCCAGCGCCTGGCGCAGGAAAAAGACGACCGGGTGCATGAGGCGCTCCGCATCGCGCTGGCCAATCTGCAACTGACTGACGCCGATGCCAAAGTGCGTCTCAATGCGGTGCGGCTGCTCGGCAATTCGGGTGCGCCGGAAACCCAAACCCGGCTGCAGGCGATGACCGACGCCGCTCATGAACCGGACGCCGCCGTGCGAGCCGAGGCGTTGAAAAGCCTGACCAGCGTGAAACACCGGCTGATGATCGGCGATCTGATTGGCCAGGCGTTTACCGGCCTGTCGCTTGGCTCGATCCTGCTGTTGGCGGCGCTTGGACTGGCGATCACCTACGGCCTGCTGGGGGTGATCAACATGGCGCACGGCGAAATGCTGATGCTCGGTGCCTACTCGGCTTATCTGGTGCAGGGGCTGTTTCAGCAGTTTGCGCCGCAGTGGCTGGCACTGTATCCGCTGGTGGCGTTGCCGGTGGCATTCACTATCACCGCCTGTATTGGCATGGCGCTGGAGCGCACGGTGATCCGCCATCTGTATGGGCGGCCGCTGGAAACCCTGCTGGCGACCTGGGGCATCAGCCTGGTGCTGATCCAATGTGTTCGGGTGCTATTCGGCGCGCAAAACGTGGAGGTTGCCAACCCGGCCTGGCTGTCGGGCGGCATTCAGTTACTGCCCAATCTGGTGCTGCCGTGGAACCGGATCGCGGTGATCCTGTTTGTGGTGCTGGTACTGGTGCTCACCTGGTTGCTGCTGAATAAAACCCGCCTGGGTATGAACGTGCGCGCCGTGACGCAAAATCGCGCCATGGCCGCCTGCTGCGGCGTACCCACCGGCCGCGTCGATATGCTGGCGTTCGGCCTGGGTTCCGGCATTGCCGGGCTGGGCGGAGTGGCGTTGTCGCAGCTGGGCAACGTCGGGCCGGAGCTGGGCCAGGGTTATATCATCGACTCGTTCCTGGTAGTGGTGCTCGGCGGCGTTGGCCAACTGGCCGGGACCGTGGTGGCGGCGTTTGGCCTGGGTATTCTTAACAAAATCCTTGAACCGCAGATTGGGGCCGTGCTGGGTAAAATCCTGATCCTGGCGCTGATCGTGTTGTTTATTCAAAAACGTCCTCAGGGACTGTTCGCCTTCAAGGGCAGGGTGATTGACTGA
- the yofA gene encoding HTH-type transcriptional regulator YofA — MGRVTFDLDDLRSYVTGIELGSFAKAAERLGRSTSAVSAHLKKLEQQVGIPILRKSGRGMVMTEAGETLLGYARRLLELNDEAATAVRGLDLQGIVRLGLQEDFGETFLPQVLGSFARAHPRVRIEARIARNAELIEWVLKGQLDLSLAWDGGISTPFYQALGQRQMHWIASPHFELASWRQGDEPLPLVMFDAPCLMRSAATQALDRAGIAWRVVFTSRSLNGVWAAVSAGLGVTVRTDAGLPAGLSLLPPDALPALNPLAVVLHRAEENPSAAIQRLAQIVADRINS, encoded by the coding sequence ATGGGGCGAGTCACCTTCGATCTCGACGATCTGCGCAGTTACGTGACAGGCATTGAGCTGGGCAGTTTCGCTAAAGCGGCAGAGCGGCTGGGGCGATCCACCTCGGCGGTCAGCGCGCATCTGAAAAAGCTGGAACAGCAGGTTGGCATCCCCATCCTGCGTAAGTCCGGACGCGGCATGGTAATGACCGAAGCCGGCGAAACGCTGTTGGGCTACGCGCGTCGCTTGCTGGAGCTTAATGATGAGGCCGCGACCGCAGTGCGTGGCTTGGATCTACAGGGCATTGTGCGGTTAGGGCTACAGGAGGACTTCGGTGAAACCTTTTTGCCACAGGTCTTGGGCAGTTTTGCCCGAGCGCATCCGCGCGTGCGTATCGAAGCGCGTATTGCCCGTAATGCTGAACTGATCGAGTGGGTGTTGAAAGGACAACTGGATTTGTCGCTGGCGTGGGACGGTGGTATCAGCACGCCGTTTTATCAGGCGCTGGGGCAACGGCAGATGCACTGGATCGCCTCCCCGCATTTTGAACTGGCCTCCTGGCGCCAGGGGGATGAACCTCTGCCGCTGGTGATGTTTGATGCCCCTTGTCTGATGCGCAGCGCCGCGACTCAGGCGCTGGATCGTGCCGGTATTGCCTGGCGTGTCGTCTTCACCAGTCGCAGCCTGAATGGCGTATGGGCGGCGGTCAGCGCCGGATTGGGGGTAACGGTGCGTACCGACGCCGGGTTGCCGGCGGGGCTGTCCCTTTTGCCACCCGACGCTTTGCCGGCGCTAAACCCGTTAGCTGTGGTGCTGCACCGTGCCGAAGAAAACCCCTCGGCGGCGATCCAGCGTCTGGCGCAGATCGTCGCCGATCGGATCAACAGCTAG
- a CDS encoding Putative bacterial virulence factor, whose translation MKPITSDRPEPINSPGNSIAQAIDWVAATRQQSTRLNREADNLTVRLRRSYNRARQLDSAMHQPLAIGLYGHNAAAKAHLLAALAPGARLLSEDATLAVRYSRCDTQNPASYPVAVSLLDEAQLVAMMIGSALMGGFRPDWNAGAMAAHSHALERLRQPMAIGGLDSNAMVALWDHLGHQGGKWQTPLARHFWPHAISLAPYLSVDDRARLFAPLWGEDPALTSCYRQLAHTLHALGHCERLYAPHQVLSQDEGIEHAQTINASAGEKLTVLTENGVEVAIALADLAWLAASVTTTLPARGNVGLPNNIELLDLPAANPCPGAGLIQRMQQAKRANLLTLAADGLHASLLLVSDAALTPQDAGRTGNALAYWVRQTQGETVELRSRRKPGLIWAITAFDSRQEGKPRPDDAVQRYVGEPGESWATLLAIDESDCQRMVAWLATQASPTLKQDRILEQQQELQRELTESLLGNWLHAADTPLTQQRTQQLLRKLQAQAGIHGELLEWLLPQCDTLRQLYSQHSNLSAPVVAAPAFDVEIDLFDEGDMACVAPIGQNNDSFAQRVFADWINHLRSLPDNNQLLALLGVGKQHLEMLVDALITAACRLEIAESLERALTAGALPEQAEDRQVSQALAILGDFVTWLGFQQREARLRPASRINHGQPIFTPPPQPAVDWSSQQRLTKLAPTPARNTAFYIYDWLVGLQALLAENVATKAEGTIDEAAHRALAAIVAPLNAEATPMI comes from the coding sequence ATGAAACCTATCACCTCCGACCGGCCCGAGCCGATAAACAGCCCTGGAAACAGCATTGCGCAGGCGATTGACTGGGTGGCGGCCACCCGGCAGCAGTCCACTCGGCTAAACCGGGAAGCCGATAACCTGACTGTCCGTCTGCGCCGCAGCTATAACCGGGCCAGGCAGTTGGACAGCGCCATGCATCAGCCTCTGGCCATCGGCCTCTATGGCCATAACGCCGCGGCCAAGGCCCACTTGTTGGCCGCACTGGCACCCGGTGCCAGGCTATTGAGCGAAGATGCCACGCTGGCGGTACGCTACAGCCGTTGTGACACCCAAAATCCTGCGTCTTACCCTGTTGCCGTTTCCCTGCTCGATGAGGCGCAGTTGGTTGCCATGATGATCGGCAGCGCATTGATGGGCGGTTTTCGTCCGGATTGGAATGCCGGTGCCATGGCCGCACATTCGCACGCACTGGAGCGTCTCCGCCAGCCGATGGCTATCGGCGGGCTGGACAGCAACGCGATGGTGGCGCTGTGGGACCACCTTGGTCATCAGGGCGGTAAATGGCAAACGCCGTTGGCGAGACACTTCTGGCCACATGCCATCTCACTGGCACCCTATTTGAGCGTTGACGACCGTGCCAGGCTGTTCGCGCCGCTTTGGGGCGAGGACCCGGCACTGACAAGTTGTTATCGCCAGTTGGCGCATACCCTGCACGCCCTGGGCCACTGCGAGCGCCTGTACGCCCCCCACCAGGTATTGAGCCAGGATGAGGGGATTGAGCATGCCCAGACAATCAATGCATCGGCCGGGGAAAAACTGACCGTGCTGACAGAAAATGGCGTCGAGGTAGCGATCGCGCTGGCCGATCTGGCGTGGTTGGCGGCCTCGGTCACGACAACCTTGCCAGCGAGGGGAAACGTCGGGTTACCGAACAACATCGAGCTGCTAGACCTGCCGGCCGCCAACCCATGCCCGGGTGCTGGGCTGATACAACGCATGCAGCAGGCAAAACGCGCCAATCTGCTGACTCTTGCTGCCGATGGCCTGCACGCCAGTCTGCTGCTGGTAAGCGATGCGGCCCTTACGCCACAAGATGCCGGCCGTACGGGCAACGCGCTGGCCTACTGGGTCAGACAAACCCAGGGGGAAACCGTGGAACTACGCAGCCGCCGCAAACCGGGTTTAATCTGGGCAATCACCGCGTTCGACTCACGTCAGGAAGGGAAACCGCGCCCCGACGACGCCGTTCAACGCTATGTCGGCGAACCGGGCGAAAGTTGGGCCACCCTGCTGGCGATCGATGAAAGCGACTGCCAGCGCATGGTGGCTTGGTTGGCGACGCAGGCGTCCCCGACATTGAAGCAGGATCGCATCCTTGAACAACAGCAGGAACTGCAACGCGAACTGACTGAGAGCCTGCTCGGCAACTGGCTGCACGCCGCGGACACGCCGTTAACGCAGCAGCGCACCCAGCAGTTACTGCGCAAATTGCAGGCACAGGCAGGAATACACGGTGAACTGCTCGAGTGGCTGCTGCCGCAGTGCGATACCCTGCGCCAGCTGTATAGCCAACACAGTAACTTGTCCGCGCCGGTGGTCGCTGCCCCGGCGTTTGATGTTGAGATCGATCTGTTTGACGAGGGAGATATGGCCTGCGTGGCCCCCATCGGGCAAAACAATGATTCGTTTGCCCAGCGCGTATTTGCCGATTGGATAAACCATCTGCGCAGCCTGCCGGACAATAACCAACTGCTGGCATTGCTGGGTGTCGGCAAGCAGCATCTGGAGATGCTGGTCGACGCATTAATCACCGCCGCCTGCCGCCTGGAAATTGCCGAATCACTGGAGCGCGCATTGACTGCCGGAGCACTGCCTGAACAGGCTGAAGACAGGCAGGTCAGCCAGGCGTTAGCGATATTGGGAGATTTCGTCACCTGGTTGGGCTTCCAGCAGCGCGAGGCGAGGTTACGCCCCGCCAGCCGAATCAATCACGGCCAACCCATATTTACTCCTCCACCGCAGCCCGCCGTGGACTGGAGTAGCCAACAACGGTTAACCAAACTGGCACCGACGCCGGCGAGAAACACCGCGTTTTATATCTATGACTGGTTGGTTGGCCTGCAGGCGCTGTTGGCGGAGAATGTGGCAACCAAGGCGGAAGGCACAATCGATGAAGCTGCACATCGGGCTTTGGCCGCCATTGTCGCCCCCCTGAACGCCGAGGCAACGCCAATGATTTAA